The following proteins are encoded in a genomic region of Glycine max cultivar Williams 82 chromosome 18, Glycine_max_v4.0, whole genome shotgun sequence:
- the LOC100805196 gene encoding glycosyl hydrolase 5 family protein: protein MGWSFPLSPLVTTITIVLLLCVTLQTKVVKAFPLYTQNRWIVDGNATRVKLACVNWVSHLEYMVAEGLGERPLDGIAKEIKSMGFNCVRLTWPIYLITNDSLATLTVRQSFNNLGLPQAISALQVNNPSLIDLPLIKAYQDVVKGLGDKGLMVILDNHVSKPQWCCSNDDGNGFFGDQYFDPDLWIKGLTKMATLFKGVTNVVAMSLRNELRGPRQNANDWFKYMPKGAEAVHGANPDVLVIMSGLNYDLDLSFLRKQQVKLSFSRKLVFELHWYSFSDGDSWTTENPNQVCGKVTGRVMRSAGYLLEQGYPLVLSEFGWDLRGTNQNDNSYFNCLLPLAAQLDFDWAYWTLAGSYYLREGTVGLIEVYGILTQNTTLPTTTFLLQRISAIQLPYRGPGLSEVEAHKVIFHPLTGLCISGKLEPLKLGPCSNSEGWEYTAQKVLSVKGRNSTCLQAEGEGKEAKLGNECSVWEIVSDSKLHLSSKINNASDVCLDVDSNNNIVTNACKCLSGDKTCDPASQWFKLIGVSELKNKTVLLLISKPQLLNPIDIFLLVQQTCDHPLNERLRESYKIVWIPLPFSDTWTETPSSDHVLAELSALLDMDAREEEWTVIGCGGSSSTDIFRLQGMQVMEFVRWCSKKLPRPTFVEGSCNHSCFVSSRENERLSQGTIICLVCKRPMKKLVVYQP from the exons ATGGGTTGGTCGTTTCCATTGAGCCCTCTAGTGACAACAATAACAATAGTGCTCCTCTTGTGTGTCACACTCCAAACTAAGGTAGTGAAAGCTTTTCCACTATACACTCAAAATCGGTGGATAGTTGATGGGAATGCGACAAGGGTGAAGCTAGCATGTGTGAATTGGGTGTCCCATTTGGAATACATGGTGGCCGAGGGCTTAGGTGAGAGACCTTTGGATGGGATAGCCAAGGAAATCAAATCCATGGGCTTCAACTGTGTTAGACTCACATGGCCTATTTACTTGATCACCAATGACTCTCTTGCTACTCTTACTGTCAGACAATCTTTCAACAATCTTGGCTTGCCTCAAGCCATCTCTGCTCTCCAAGTCAACAACCCCTCTCTCATTGATCTTCCCCTCATCAAAGCTTACCAG GACGTGGTGAAAGGGCTGGGAGACAAGGGTTTAATGGTGATTTTGGACAACCACGTATCAAAGCCGCAGTGGTGCTGCAGTAACGACGACGGAAATGGCTTCTTCGGGGACCAGTATTTCGATCCTGACCTCTGGATTAAGGGCCTTACCAAAATGGCCACCCTTTTCAAAGGAGTCACTAATGTCGTAGCCATGAGCTTGAGAAATGAGCTCCGAGGTCCCAGACAAAATGCCAATGATTGGTTCAA GTACATGCCAAAAGGAGCAGAGGCCGTGCATGGAGCAAATCCAGATGTTCTAGTCATTATGTCTGGCCTAAATTATGACCTAGACCTATCATTCCTCAGAAAGCAGCAAGTGAAACTGAGCTTCAGTAGAAAACTAGTATTCGAGTTGCACTGGTATAGCTTCAGTGACGGTGACTCATGGACAACAGAGAATCCAAACCAAGTGTGCGGGAAAGTGACAGGGAGAGTGATGAGAAGTGCAGGGTACTTGTTGGAGCAAGGATACCCATTGGTTTTGAGTGAGTTTGGGTGGGACTTGAGAGGCACAAACCAGAACGACAACAGCTACTTCAACTGCTTATTGCCCCTTGCAGCCCAGCTTGACTTTGATTGGGCCTATTGGACACTCGCTGGGAGTTATTACCTTAGAGAAGGAACTGTTGGATTAATCGAGGTTTATGGTATTCTCACTCAGAACACCACCCTCCCTACAACAACCTTCTTGTTGCAAAGGATCTCAGCTATTCAACTTCCTTATCGAG GGCCAGGGTTATCGGAAGTTGAAGCACACAAAGTGATTTTTCACCCATTGACAGGTCTTTGCATCTCGGGGAAGTTAGAGCCATTGAAGTTGGGACCCTGTTCTAATTCTGAGGGATGGGAATACACAGCCCAGAAGGTGCTATCAGTAAAGGGTAGAAATAGCACCTGTTTACAAgcagagggagaagggaaggaAGCAAAACTTGGAAATGAATGCTCAGTATGGGAAATAGTCTCTGATTCCAAGTTGCACCTCTCAAGTAAAATCAACAACGCTTCTGATGTGTGTCTGGATGTGGACTCCAACAACAACATTGTTACCAATGCATGCAAATGCCTGAGTGGTGATAAGACGTGTGACCCTGCAAGCCAATGGTTCAAACTT ATTGGTGTTTCTGAACTGAAAAATAAGACAGTTCTGTTGTTGATCTCAAAACCGCAGCTACTCAACCCGATAGATATATTCTTGCTGGTCCAGCAAACATGTGATCATCCTCTGAATGAGAGGTTGAGGGAGAGTTATAAGATTGTGTGGATCCCCCTTCCATTTTCTGATACATGGACTGAA ACACCAAGTTCTGATCATGTACTAGCTGAGTTGTCAGCTTTGCTGGACATGGATGCTAGAGAAGAAGAATGGACTGTGATTGGATGTGGGGGTTCAAGTTCAACTGATATTTTTAGGCTTCAAGGGATGCAGGTGATGGAGTTCGTAAGG TGGTGCTCTAAGAAACTTCCTAGACCTACATTTGTTGAAGGGAGTTGCAATCACTCATGCTTTGTTTCCTctagagaaaatgaaaggttaAGTCAAGGAACTATAATTTGTCTAGTGTGCAAGCGTCCCATGAAGAAGTTAGTGGTGTACCAGCCATGA
- the LOC100804664 gene encoding putative multidrug resistance protein, with the protein MGSKDGFFRYADGFDKLLLLFGTLGCIGGGLQTPMTMLVLGSLIDDYAGGSGHSVSNHVIDKYALRLLGVAIGVALSSFIEGVCWTRTAERQTSRMRTEYLKSVLRQEVGFFDKQTDSSSTFQVIATITSDAQTIQDTMADKVPNCLGHLSAFFSSFVVALFLSWRLALAAFPFSIIMIMPAIIFGKTMKELGNKMKDAYGVAGSIAEQTISSIRTVYSYVGEKQTLEAFNSGLQKSMEIGIKLGQTKGVIIGSFGLLYATWAFQSWVGSVLVRTKGESGGPVFCAEICIIWGGLSLMSALPNLGFILEATTATTRIFEMIDRVPTINSYKEKGKLLTHTRGEITFNEVEFSYPSRPDAPVLQGLNLKVQAGKTVGLVGGSGSGKSTIISLLERFYDPVYGEILLDGYDIQTLHIKWLRSQMGLVNQEPILFATSIRENILFGKEGASMEAVISAAKAANAHDFIVKLPNGYETQVGQFGAQLSGGQKQRIAIARALIREPKILLLDEATSALDSQSERLVQDALDKASRGRTTIIIAHRLSTIRKADSIVVIQSGRVVESGSHDELLQLNNGQGGTYSKMLQLQQAISQDENALLQINKSPLAMVNQTSPIFSRQSSPIDHAFSSTQPFSPIYSISIPGSSFDDYSSENWEKSSNASFSQWRLLKMNAPEWKHALLGCLGAIGSGICQPIYSYCLGIVASVYFIKDNSLIKSEIRLYSSIFCCIAVVNFLSGLIQHYNFTIMAERLLKRVRENLLEKVLTFEMGWFDQEDNSSAAICARLATEANLVRSLVAERMSLLVNVSVMAFLAFVLSLIVTWRVALVMTAMQPLIIVCFYSKNILMKSMAGKARKAQREGSQLAMEATTNHRTIAAFSSEKRILNLFRMAMEGPKKESIKQSWISGSILSASYFVTTASITLTFWYGGRLLNQGLVESKPLLQAFLILMGTGRQIAETASATSDIAKSGRAISSVFAILDRKSEIEPEDPRHRKFKNTMKGHIKLRDVFFSYPARPDQMILKGLSLDIEAGKTVALVGQSGSGKSTIIGLIERFYDPMKGSISIDNCDIREFNLRSLRSHIALVSQEPTLFAGTIRDNIVYGKKDASEDEIRKAARLSNAHEFISSMKDGYDTYCGERGVQLSGGQKQRIAIARAVLKDPSVLLLDEATSALDSVSENRVQEALEKMMVGRTCIVIAHRLSTIQSVDSIAVIKNGKVVEQGSHSELLSMGSNEAYYSLIRLQHGHST; encoded by the exons ATGGGAAGCAAAGATGGATTTTTCCGTTATGCAGATGGCTTTGACAAATTGCTATTACTCTTTGGGACTTTGGGTTGCATTGGAGGTGGCCTACAAACCCCTATGACAATGCTTGTTCTTGGCAGTTTGATAGATGATTATGCTGGTGGATCTGGACATTCTGTGTCCAACCATGTTATAGACAAG TACGCTCTAAGGCTGCTGGGTGTTGCTATTGGGGTTGCTCTATCCTCCTTTATAG AAGGGGTATGTTGGACAAGAACAGCAGAAAGACAAACTTCCCGCATGAGAACTGAATATCTTAAATCAGTCCTAAGGCAAGAAGTTGGTTTCTTCGACAAGCAAACTGACTCTTCCTCAACTTTTCAAGTTATTGCCACCATAACTTCTGATGCTCAAACAATACAAGATACCATGGCTGATAAG GTGCCCAATTGTCTTGGTCACCTCTCAGCATTTTTCTCTAGCTTTGTAGTGGCACTCTTCCTTTCATGGAGACTTGCACTAGCTGCTTTTCCATTTTCAATCATAATGATCATGCCAGCTATCATATTTGGGAAGACCATGAAAGAGCTGGGAAATAAAATGAAGGATGCATATGGAGTTGCTGGTAGCATAGCTGAACAAACAATCTCATCAATTCGAACTGTTTATTCATATGTAGGTGAGAAGCAGACACTAGAAGCGTTCAACTCAGGTCTTCAGAAAAGTATGGAGATTGGCATAAAACTAGGTCAAACCAAGGGAGTGATTATTGGTAGCTTTGGGTTGCTATATGCTACTTGGGCATTCCAATCTTGGGTTGGTAGTGTTCTGGTCAGGACAAAAGGAGAAAGTGGTGGCCCTGTGTTTTGTGCTGAAATATGCATCATTTGGGGAGGACT GTCTCTGATGAGTGCACTCCCAAATCTTGGTTTCATATTAGAGGCAACAACAGCTACTACCCGAATTTTTGAGATGATTGACCGAGTGCCAACCATAAATtcttataaagaaaaaggaaagctCTTAACACATACAAGAGGAGAGATCACATTTAACGAGGTTGAGTTTAGTTACCCATCAAGGCCAGATGCACCGGTTCTCCAAGGACTCAATCTGAAAGTACAGGCAGGTAAAACAGTAGGCCTAGTTGGAGGGAGTGGTTCTGGCAAATCTACTATCATCTCTTTGCTTGAAAGATTTTATGATCCTGTATATGGTGAGATATTGCTTGATGGATATGATATACAGACACTCCACATTAAGTGGTTAAGGTCCCAGATGGGACTGGTAAATCAGGAACCAATTCTCTTTGCAACATCCATAAGGGAGAACATTCTATTTGGCAAGGAAGGAGCTTCAATGGAAGCTGTTATAAGCGCAGCAAAGGCAGCAAATGCACATGATTTCATTGTTAAACTTCCTAATGGATATGAAACTCAA GTAGGACAATTCGGAGCTCAATTGTCTGGAGGGCAAAAACAAAGGATTGCCATTGCAAGGGCTTTAATAAGAGAGCCAAAAATTCTCCTACTAGATGAAGCCACAAGTGCATTGGATTCACAATCCGAAAGACTAGTGCAAGATGCCCTTGATAAGGCTTCCAGAGGCAGAACAACAATCATCATAGCGCATCGGCTATCCACAATTCGTAAAGCTGATTCAATAGTAGTTATTCAATCTGGAAGAGTGGTTGAATCTGGTTCCCATGATGAACTACTCCAACTGAACAATGGGCAAGGAGGGACTTACAGCAAAATGCTACAACTGCAACAGGCAATAAGTCAAGACGAAAATGCATTGCTTCAAATAAACAAGAGCCCTTTAGCTATGGTAAATCAAACAAGTCCAATTTTTAGCAGGCAAAGTAGCCCAATTGATCATGCATTTAGCTCCACGCAACCGTTTAGTCCCATATATTCAATCAGTATTCCAGGGTCCAGCTTTGATGACTACAGCAGCGAAAACTGGGAGAAATCTTCAAATGCAAGCTTCTCTCAATGGCGTTTACTTAAAATGAATGCCCCAGAGTGGAAACATGCATTGCTTGGGTGTTTAGGGGCCATTGGCTCTGGAATATGTCAGCCAATTTACTCCTATTGCTTGGGAATTGTTGCATCTGTCTACTTTATAAAGGACAACTCTCTCATCAAATCAGAAATCAGGTTGTACTCGTCCATCTTCTGCTGCATAGCTGTTGTCAACTTCCTTTCAGGCCTCATTCAACATTACAATTTCACCATTATGGCAGAACGCTTGCTAAAAAGGGTGCGAGAAAACTTGCTAGAGAAGGTGCTGACTTTTGAGATGGGATGGTTTGACCAAGAGGATAACAGCAGTGCGGCAATTTGTGCTCGTTTGGCAACTGAAGCCAACTTGGTTAGATCCCTTGTTGCAGAACGAATGTCATTGTTAGTTAACGTTTCTGTTATGGCTTTCTTGGCTTTTGTACTAAGTTTAATTGTCACATGGAGGGTGGCTCTTGTTATGACCGCAATGCAGCCGTTGATCATTGTATGCTTCTACTCAAAAAACATTCTCATGAAAAGTATGGCAGGCAAAGCAAGAAAGGCTCAAAGAGAGGGTAGTCAATTAGCAATGGAAGCTACTACCAATCATAGGACTATTGCTGCATTCTCATCTGAGAAAAGGATTTTAAATTTGTTCAGAATGGCGATGGAAGGCCCCAAGAAAGAAAGCATCAAGCAATCATGGATTTCAGGTTCCATATTGTCAGCCTCATATTTTGTAACAACAGCATCTATAACTTTGACTTTTTGGTATGGAGGCCGGTTATTGAATCAAGGGCTGGTGGAATCAAAACCTCTTTTGCAAGCTTTCCTCATTTTGATGGGCACTGGTAGACAAATTGCAGAGACAGCAAGCGCAACTTCTGACATAGCTAAAAGTGGAAGAGCCATTAGTTCAGTATTTGCGATACTGGATAGGAAAAGTGAGATTGAACCAGAAGATCCTAGACATAGAAAGTTCAAAAATACTATGAAGGGCCATATAAAACTGAGAGATGTCTTTTTCTCATACCCCGCAAGGCCAGATCAAATGATTCTCAAGGGCCTCAGTCTTGATATTGAAGCTGGCAAAACAGTTGCATTAGTGGGACAAAGTGGCTCGGGAAAATCCACCATCATTGGCTTAATTGAAAGATTTTATGACCCCATGAAGGGATCTATATCCATAGACAATTGTGACATCAGGGAATTTAACTTGAGAAGTTTGAGATCACATATTGCCTTGGTGAGTCAGGAGCCAACCCTTTTTGCAGGAACTATACGTGACAATATTGTGTATGGGAAAAAGGATGCATCAGAAGATGAAATAAGAAAGGCAGCACGTCTTTCAAATGCTCATGAGTTTATAAG TTCAATGAAAGATGGTTATGACACTTACTGTGGAGAAAGAGGAGTGCAGCTCTCAGGAGGACAGAAGCAGAGGATAGCAATTGCTCGAGCAGTGCTTAAGGACCCTTCAGTCCTTCTGTTAGATGAAGCAACAAGTGCTCTAGACAGTGTATCAGAGAATCGGGTTCAGGAGGCACTTGAGAAAATGATGGTTGGAAGAACGTGTATAGTTATAGCTCACCGTTTGTCAACAATACAAAGTGTAGATTCCATAGCTGTGATAAAAAATGGGAAGGTGGTGGAACAAGGGTCACACTCAGAGTTATTGAGCATGGGATCAAATGAAGCTTATTACTCCTTGATTAGGCTACAACATGGCCACTCAACTTGA
- the LOC100798816 gene encoding E3 ubiquitin-protein ligase RGLG5: MHLELETWTILVAIVCILVFVLKEIVMGGKSSKGSGRRYDFGASSSSRDNNYGGYHPQSPYPSYQTPQHPRASAPFYDYGQPKRKLDKKYSRIADNYRSLDEVTAALANAGLESSNLIVGIDFTKSNEWTGKRSFNRKSLHDIRSGQNPYEQAISIIGKTLSAFDEDNLIPCFGFGDASTHDQDVFSFYSEERFCNGFEEVLTRYRQIIPSLKLAGPTSFAPIIEMAMTIVEQSGGQYHVLLIIADGQVTRSVDTQNGNLSPQEQNTIDAIVKASEYPLSIVLVGVGDGPWEMMREFDDNIPSRAFDNFQFVNFTEIMTRNVDSTRKETDFALSALMEIPSQYKATLELGILGSRRGHSPDRVALPPPLYSRTSSSISTKSTRSNSFQQRTPTHTSYDSSVHTETSSSSLYDNKVCPICLTNAKDMAFGCGHQTCCECGEDLQFCPICRSTIHTRIRLY; encoded by the exons ATGCATCTAGAG CTAGAGACTTGGACAATTTTGGTTGCTATTGTGTGCATCTTGGTCTTTGTTCTGAAGGAGATTGTTATGGGAGGGAAGAGCTCAAAAGGGAGTGGTAGGAGGTATGATTTTGGTGCTTCTTCATCTTCACGGGATAATAACTATGGTGGATACCATCCACAATCACCATACCCTTCTTATCAAACACCTCAGCACCCGCGTGCATCAGCTCCATTTTATGACTATGGACAGCCAAAAAGGAAGTTGGATAAGAAGTATTCCAGGATAGCTGATAATTACCGTTCTTTGGATGAG GTTACAGCTGCACTTGCAAATGCTGGGCTGGAATCTTCTAATCTCATTGTTGGCATTGATTTCACCAAGAGCAATGAGTGGACAG GGAAGAGGTCATTCAATCGAAAAAGTTTACATGACATTAGAAGTGGTCAAAACCCTTATGAACAAGCAATTTCTATTATCGGGAAAACTTTATCTGCTTTCGATGAAGATAACTTGATTCCTTGTTTTGGATTTGGAGATG CATCTACACACGATCAAGATGTATTTAGTTTCTATTCAGAAGAGAGGTTCTGCAATGGGTTTGAGGAAGTTCTGACACGATACAGACAAATTATTCCTTCCCTAAAACTCGCAG GACCCACTTCGTTTGCCCCTATTATTGAAATGGCTATGACTATTGTTGAGCAAAGTGGTGGCCAATATCATGTCTTGCTAATAATTGCAGATGGACAG GTGACTAGAAGCGTTGATACACAAAATGGCAACTTAAGTCCGCAAGAGCAGAACACAATAGATGCAATAGTAAAAGCCAG TGAGTATCCACTGTCAATAGTTTTGGTGGGAGTTGGAGATGGACCATGGGAAATGATGAGGGAATTTGATGATAACATCCCTTCTCGGGCATTTGACAATTTTCAG TTTGTGAATTTTACTGAAATAATGACAAGGAATGTAGATTCAACCAGAAAAGAGACAGATTTTGCCCTTTCAGCTTTGATGGAGATACCTTCTCAATACAAGGCAACCCTAGAGCTTGGCATATTGGG TTCACGGAGGGGGCATTCACCAGATAGGGTTGCTCTACCCCCACCTCTTTATAGTAGAACCTCTTCCAGCATCAGCACAAAATCTACAAGGTCTAACAGTTTTCAGCAGAGGACACCTACACATACTAGCTATGATAGCAGTGTTCACACAGAGACATCATCAAGTTCTTTATATGATAATAAG GTTTGCCCCATTTGTCTTACCAATGCAAAGGATATGGCCTTTGGTTGTGGGCATCAG ACTTGTTGCGAGTGTGGAGAGGACCTCCAATTCTGTCCCATTTGCCGGAGCACAATCCATACTAGAATAAGGCTTTACTAG